TTTTTTAagtaatcacttccgtagaaaaaaacacttaaaaaaaaaatgattcttATGAATTAAATGAATACCATTTCCTAAAactatattcaatattatactaaatttacatttacaatatgCATTTCTTTCAGAACACTCTAACTGTGATCTTTATGACGGTATTGACCTATCGTCATTGCTACACAAACACAAAGATTTAACAGACATATCAACACAAACAACACCAAAAAGGAAAAGGATGTTTAGAATTGGTAGTGTGACATCTGAGAACTCATCTAGTAGTGAAGCAGAGCAGTCTGAAGAGGATGAACACAGTGCATGTCTTCCCAAGCAGCCGAGGTCATTAGAGGAATGTCTGAAAATCCTGAATAATCCAGATGTAAGTTAATTGTttctaaaaaatgtattgttactTCTGTTACtctctcttttttttgtattactCTTTCCATGatttgtttccatatttttctgttttgggcaggatggtttgttattgttagTCTACATTTTTCCCTTTtaaatctttctttatttggtCTTCCATTgcatatataatttattcagaAATGCTACATATGCCTAGATGAAATTAATGTCCAACTCTTCGTCAATTTACAAGAGGTCCGTTTGGTTGTACCCTaatgaactaaataaaattTGTGTTGGTTAAAGGAATAAAGAATTAAAAGTGTGCCACTTTTGAGTGTGTTtagttattttagtttttttaattaaatttgattagAATGTTCCAGATGAACTCAGTAACGAAGAGATAAAACAGCTTGTTCTGGCAAAGCACATTCAATCTTACAAAATGGAAGATATTTTGCAAGACCATGAACGAGGAGTGTTCATCCGTAGGGATATTCTGACAGACAAACTAAGCGATCATCTCTCATTGGAGCATCTTCCATTCAAAGGATATAACTATTCATTAGTGAGTACTACTTCCATCTTATTTATATAGAAGGCTCCCTTCataatattaagctctgtctacactatcaaactttatgtaacaaaaatcatatttagaaatatcactaccatatatttgggcacacttttttgtcaaactagtttgataatgtagatagagcttaattTTGTGTTTGCTTTTAACAGAATGCAAGTTATGTTCAAACAGCCTTACGTCTGAGGTACAGGCACGTCAAACATAAAATTATATGGATGTGTATGTTACTTCCGATGTGCGTCCACAcgattatttttttgttttattttgataaaattttaaattgaaataaatattcttttattgttgTCAGGTACATGGAGCATGCTGTGAAAATGTAATTGGTTATGTCCCCTTACCTGTCGGCATTGCTGGACCAATCACAGTAGATGGTAAACAGTATATGGTTCCTATGGCAACCACTGAAGGCACGCTTGTAGCTAGTACAAACCGAGGGTGTAGAGCCTTAAAGGTAAGATAAATATACTGATTTTTCTTGTTATTTACTCATATTTACCTTTGGAAGTTAATTTACTATTGCATAGCGGAACATCAAATGATGTACAGTTAACATACTGGTTGTGATCGCTTCTACAATTGGCACTAGGCAGGGTTTTGCAGATGAAAACAGCTTTTTTCAATCTAAGGCCTGCCTAGTTCTTTGTCAAAGCTGAAACTAAGGTAATAATACTGATTTTTCTTGTTATTTACTCATATTTACCTTTGGAAGTTACTTTACTATTGCATAGCGGAACATCAAATGATGTACAGTTAACATACTGGTTGTGATCGCTTCCACAATTGGCACTAGGCAGGGTTTTGCAGATGAAAACAGcttttgttatgttttatctTAGGAGTCTGGAGGTGTGACTACTGTAGTGTATAGAGATGGCATGACGAGAGCACCAGTATTACAGCTTCCCTCCATACAACATGTTGCGTAAGTCATTATCATTTTAACAAGTCAACACCACCAAGAGACTGTAAAAGCGTTGTATCAATCTCACGCTTTACAAGCTAATCAGTGTTCAGATTCTGGCATTCCCCACACTAGTTTTTAGATTGAATAAATGTGTGAATGCCTTCTAGGCCTAAGTAGACAGGATTGCAGTCCCTATGTTTTAATACAAGGTgcattatatttgtttaaaaaataatgataattagttGATACTGTAGTTTGTAGCCTAGTTTTGTATTTGGTAGGTCTTGGCcttattccaattttttttaaacctagtaaattgttaattatttattagacattatttttgtatttaacagCAAAGTTAAGAAATGGATAGACAATTGTGACAATTTCCAACAACTGAAGCAAGCGTTTGATTCAAGCAGTCGTTTTGCCAAGCTAACATCAATCCAGCCGTCAATAGCTGGACGCAACATATACCTGCGATTTGTATCCACTACTGGTGATGCTATGGGTATGAATATGGTCTCTAAGGTACTGCTTTACTTTAGTTGTCTGCATTTCACAAACAAATTAATCTTTACACAGGAATGAAAATttgtaaaatcttgtttaaaAGTTAGTTCCAGAACCTAAGaaatataaatagtaattaTCTTTTATTACAAAGATCACCTATAATTTGTCAAAGTGACGTGatagttatatattattatatgatatttTATGAATGTCCAGATGCTTTATATTCAAGTGTGTACTAATAGTATTTTATATTCAGGGAACAGAGAAATCATTGAAATTACTACAAGAGAATTTTCCTGAGCTAGAAGTCCTCAGCCTTAGTGGCAATCTGTGCACTGATAAGAAACCTGCAGCTGTTAACTGGATTGAGGGAAGAGGAAAATCTGTTACTTGTGAAGCTATTATTCCAGGAGATGTTGTCAAAAAGGTACATTTAATACACTTACTTTTCGAAAACATCCAGATAACCAACATTTACTTAAAACTAGGTATTCAAATGCAAGCACACAGCAGATGAGTATCATTTTTGaataacaaaatttgaataagGGAGCCTGTATTATGAGACATCAACGCAATGTTTTGTAGTTAGGAATATTCCATTATTCTTTAAATCTTACAGTTTTCTCTAAATTTAAAACTGGACTGTCAAGCAATAAAAAGCCGTTTTTTCTGGGAACCAGACTTAATTCTGATTAATGTTACTAAACATTTGTTTAATCCAGATATTTTTTTAGCAAAAAAACCTAAAGCATGTTTTATTCTTATGATAGATTCTGAAAACATCTACATCAGCACTTGTGGATCTTAACACCAAAAAGAACCTGATAGGATCAGCCCTTGCTGGCACTCTTGGTGGTTGTAATGCACATGCTGCTAATGTTGTAACTGCTATCTTTGTAGCAACAGGACAGgtaatgttaaatgttttatagttaaaatttaacataatttaGCAGGTGATAGCAGTCTGCATAAATTGAACATCCAACAAGATtcattaaagaaaataataaagaaataaaccAATTGTACACATTTGATCAACTTGGTGGACTTTTTATGGCAAATAACATGCATGCAATATGTGATAATGTTTAGTTTATGGAACCCaactaatattaatttaagcTCTTTAAAAAAACTGATGATAAATATTTGAAAGGTAATTAGGGGTGGTACTTTAACATTAATAACAATTCAAATATTGTGGTTGGATGGCTTTTATTCTCACTTCCGTATCTACTACACATTATTCCGCTAGTACTCCCTCCATGGTCTCTCTCTTTTGGACGTTATGTCTTGCAGGAGGGTTACAGTACCTGTCAAATAGGGACCAACTATACTGTAtagaattgaataaataatatacaattttgtttataaacacTACAGGATGTTGCTCAAAACATCGCAAGTTCCAACTGTTTAACAATGATGGAGAGTACAGGTAAGAATGGAGAAGATTTGTACATGAGCTGTACCATGCCATCAATTGAAGTGGGTACAATTGGAGGAGGTACTGTACTACCAGCCCAACAGGCATGTCTTCAGGTGAGTCAGTGCGCACATTGTATAGCATTAAATGATTGCTTGCTTTGATATCAAGTACATCTTTTTACTAAATCTAAAGACGTGGTTCGTGCTTTAAGATagaattgttttgatatttgtttttttgttgatgTTTTAACTTTGTATGGGACAAGCACCATTATTTCCACTTGTTGTATGGAGAaaataaagttatcttatcttttCAGTTTACAAATAATTCTAATGATCTATTCTTTCAGATGCTAGGTGTGAAAGGGCCATGTATAATTAAGCCAGGCCGCAATGCCTCTAAGCTGGCTAGCATTGTGTGTAGTACAGTGCTAGCTGGTGAGCTCTCACTCATGTCAGCACTAGCAGCAGGCCATCTTGTCAAAAGTCATATGAAACATAATAGGTATGAATGACATTTGTCATTTATCTGTCAATATATAATGTaatggagctgtagcttggtggtttgTGTGCTTGCCCTTTAATCTCAAGAactagggttcaatcctgacctggtgctagggttcaatcctgacctggtgccagggttgtaactctttcaactccactccctaagcctcaaattagacttagtttataagcatgataaattatgaaatagtttatccatcctgtaattggcgagttacttgctgttggatacgtatgaaataaaattgttaaaaaaattgccaaaaatTGTGTCatcaaataatacaaaaagcaACAgtgtttgttaataaataatctaatttttttccaaaatattttttaatttttagatcATCACAAAATATTACTAGTGGTAACGAAACAACAGATAATTTAAATCTGGCAAATAATGTGAAAACAGAAATAATTATGACTGGCACAAACCAAGAGGAGAAGATAGAAAATGAGGGTGGTGTTAGGTGATGTTGTACCACTCACTAACCAGAAGAAGATCACTTATATCGTTGAATGCAATTGTCAATTCCATGTGATacgaaatcaaccaatcaaatagcaAGGATATGTGACAatgacaatattattttatgtgaTTTGTGCAATTACTCATTATTTTTAGAAAGATATTCCTAACAAACCAGCAAGAAATTACTGAAATAAGTAATGTATGAACGGTTAAAAAGTTCTGTGAGACGGTTTAAGGCCGACTTGGATTGAATTCATGTAGCTTCATACCATTTTTTAACTCTTCACTTTTTTCAAGATTTTTAATTACCAATACCTTTGATACTGTATAACAGTagtattattgattttaaattaaaggtGCTCTTAGTTTGTTTGGTAATTTATATCTTGTGTTTCAAATCtgatataaaataattagaCGAATAAAATGCttgtatacaaataaaaattatgaaGCAGTTTTTATAATGTTGTCTGTAATTTACGGTTACATAAAGCAgaaaaattcatttttgttcAACGGTGAGTGAGCAAGCACATAGGACAAGTTACGACTGTTCTAATATTTTCATCTTTcacttattttaatattatttaattatcgtGTTAAATCCAATACAGTTTAGCAACAACTGCTTTTGAGAATTGAATTTGGGACTTTTATGTAAGGTCTAGTCCATGCCAgcttatataatatacagtatacacagtatacatatagtgtagcataggtgaaattacaggaCCCGTGGAATGCGCTATAGGTTTTTGTTAATTAGTATAacataatgtattgtatatggTACATTTTTCagttcctaaaaaaaaaatataattgttatcCCCTTAGacgtatattttttcttttttcatagcTGCTTtcaatagtaatataatatataggcctttCGCCAAGCAATTTTATTTAAGCTCCTCCCCCTCCTCCTGCTTATGTTAATGATGTAGTCTGTACGATATGATTATGAGCAATCTGAGGGTTTCCatttcattatactgtatatcatattttaaaatcatcGATGAGCTAAAATttagaattattaattcgaataGCCTACGACGTGCGAcaggaaaaataaaaatattaatataggcctagtcgTCGATCATTATTATTTGCAATGTTCGGATGATGTTGacaattttgagaaatggaacAATCTATTTAATTTAAGGTTATTCAGAACGAACCGCGGCCTGAGTGATCTGTATTTATTCAAAACTCTACATATTTTTGTTCATAAgaatattataattactatTATATGAAAACAGAActataaagttaaaaaatagttttagaTTTAGAAGATTGTTTGATTGTAATTAATGTTAAGCCTAACCCTTTTATACATATTGGAAGTGTCCGAAGCTATCGATTGATACAGGTTGTTTTGATCGTCTGTGTGTGGTGGTATGTGACGTACTGCAGCAGCATCAACAATTCAACTTACTAGAGGCTAGAGACAGCAGCAATATTCGTGAAATCTGCTGTACAGATGACGTTGGCTGCATTCAAAAAGCATTGTAGttcacaaaaataataatattgcgtTGGATATTTATGTGGGAATATCATAGAGTGCTGAATCATCGGCATTTGAGGTTTACGAACGACTTTTTAAACAAACCATCTGTCATCCTGCCGTCTAAAATAATGCTCTTTTCTCATGTGATGTGGTGACGGGAAGAGCAGGGTAAACCGGAAGAAGCACACACTGAACAACTGTGCTCCGTGGCTGTGTGTTAGGCCTAGTGTGTGGTGGAGAGAATACGCTAAAGCCGGCCATTTCATATTTACTTACTATAACGAAATACGTGTGTTTTGTAGGATTTCGTGTATTGTATAGCGAGGTTACTGTTACGTAACATATTACTACTAACACTAACAGATACATATCGACAAGTGAGCGTTGTTGTGTTGGGGGTGGTGGTGTGTTTtctgtgtttatttttataggcTCGCTCTCATCTCatcccacatgttgacaaaatGGAGTTTatcctactaggctaggcctagcctagcctgtgCTACTGCTAGCAGACTTACTTTGAACTTCTGCCTTACCCAGGTTTACCTGTCTGATTTATATTTGATGTtcatctagcctaggcctactattatctAGGATAGAAGTCATCATGATTTATATAATCTTGAAAAATAGACCATCATGGCtaatgttatttatatttttgatgacaacaatgatgataaGTTTGGAATGTCATGCACAACAAGGAAGAGCACCTTCAGAAATTAATAGAACGAGAGATGAAGTTGGTAAGAAAACAtgctactagtactactactaggcctacacttGTTCGTATTTAGTAAAGTATTtataaagttatcttgtattgtatgtaattGTCTGATCTCATCTTCagatcttttttttattgtattattggtTATCCACACTTAATGAGAATTGtgattgtatttttttcaatttttttttttccaaccaTATTCTTGCTTATTTCTATGTCAATTTCGTTCGTCATCTTTCTCTGACtttattaacattttgtatACCTGTACATACACAGTTGTGCACCTgactttttttaatgatatcaAGATTTCGCAGCGTGACTTGTgtgcgattttatgaaattCTATTATGATGAATAATTCTGCGCAgggaagcgtaaccaacagaaataacatagcgcgACGAGCATATTTTTGGAGGTCAAGGTACCTAAGATTAAGAATTGAAGTTCCTTACTTAATGATACGGACAGTCTTGTGGACAAACTTTTTTActttacaatattcttaaaagATTAGCTTGCATCAATGTATGGTTTAAAATGTGACAAATTTATGTGATCGCCTAAAATCCAATGGAAAAAAGATGAAGGTAAAACACAGGGTATTAGCATAGGCACCGCAATAAAACGGTGTCTACAGTGTGCTTATTCTTTAACACACTGTCTTTTTTATAAAATAGGTTTGATCGTTTTGTAgacataaaataatttttactgttttgtttgatagtaaattttaaaattagcaGATTTTGTGATTGAATTCCAATTAATATTCCCAATTTATTCTGTATGTTGATTTGAATGTTTTTGAACTAAATATTTAAGAGCCAAAAATAAGCAAGAATGTTCGGCTTGTTTTCCAAACATTGCAGCTATACCAAAATATTATTTGACCTTTGTGTGCAGTGGGGGATCTGGGGTCATGTATTGAACTCACACCACTCAAGTGATCTATATCCAATTGTAAACAAGTTCagagtatacagtacttacaGGAGTGATTGCAAATTTACTGTTGTCAGAATTAATAAACAGTTTCCAACTGTGAAGTTAAGTTAACCAAAAAATACTATAAAGAGGAGTATTTAATACTTTTATGAAGTAAATACAGGCTGcagttgataaaataataaataataaaatgtgtgAAAAAACAAGGTCGTATTTCTGTTGCAACATGGTAACAGTAACACCTAATAATATTGGAGTGTATTTTGCCCCACCTTTACCAAGTTAACTAATTTCTAACTAAAATACAGAAGATGCTCCAAGTTGATCAGTACATCAATTTGTCATTTTGGTTGGTGGTCATGACAAATGATGACTGAATTATTCCAAAGTTTTGAATAATTTATGGGCATGTTGgaagttatataaataaattatgaggTTATTGTAGGAGTGTTGTGGTGCTCTTGGATAGTGGGTAATGTTTGTGAGGTGTGTCATGTGGTGCCTTTCAAGGTTTAAAGTAGGATAGGAATGTGGGCAATAATACCAGACAATGCTGCCTCTCATGTTTATAGAGCAGAAGATGGAAACATCACTCGATCGGGAAGAATTGTCCGATTATGAATCTGAAAGGTAATCAATAGAATCAGGATAGGAAGCAGATATACTCATATATATTACAACcaatttattgaagcacaatttagtgttaaattacagtattatatttttatagttaTAGGTATTTATTCAGTATCTAAATTTAGAATTTATTTGCGTACAGTAGTATGTGTTTGCAATTATTTAAGAGCTGATTTTCatatatttaatgaaattgatatttaaattgGGTTCTTTTATTAGCATTTGCTtcttaaattttgaaattttcatcacacaaagaaaataaaaaaagttgtcaTTGTCATCTAtcttgtgaaa
This genomic stretch from Antedon mediterranea chromosome 11, ecAntMedi1.1, whole genome shotgun sequence harbors:
- the LOC140063251 gene encoding 3-hydroxy-3-methylglutaryl-coenzyme A reductase-like isoform X1, producing MDVIETYGLLCASHSFEVIITTLTLAIYLLSVNLGLEITPPCSSSIPCFNATKDEAVFGDILMTFARSLAVCYIYFQFRNLKKRHSKYVIGVAALFTGLCAFIFASVAVHVFNKDLVNIPDVLPVFLLMVDLSKSSQLTSFAVAADNEVKLAESIAHGLKTMAPSVTLDAVVMALAFSLGSQSGVHQLELMCSFAFIAIITNYVVFMTVFPACLSLVLELCNHGVSGYPVWKQGKSSESLEEQQPSTANPVLQKVKLVMSFGLVVVHAHRFTSDDVIEDRNNQTLLVPSGDDTVEMTHQIPLWQLYIMRAVTVNVEQVFTCVLALVLMAKFFYIDVADKKRTRFTSYNSEHSNCDLYDGIDLSSLLHKHKDLTDISTQTTPKRKRMFRIGSVTSENSSSSEAEQSEEDEHSACLPKQPRSLEECLKILNNPDNVPDELSNEEIKQLVLAKHIQSYKMEDILQDHERGVFIRRDILTDKLSDHLSLEHLPFKGYNYSLVHGACCENVIGYVPLPVGIAGPITVDGKQYMVPMATTEGTLVASTNRGCRALKESGGVTTVVYRDGMTRAPVLQLPSIQHVAKVKKWIDNCDNFQQLKQAFDSSSRFAKLTSIQPSIAGRNIYLRFVSTTGDAMGMNMVSKGTEKSLKLLQENFPELEVLSLSGNLCTDKKPAAVNWIEGRGKSVTCEAIIPGDVVKKILKTSTSALVDLNTKKNLIGSALAGTLGGCNAHAANVVTAIFVATGQDVAQNIASSNCLTMMESTGKNGEDLYMSCTMPSIEVGTIGGGTVLPAQQACLQMLGVKGPCIIKPGRNASKLASIVCSTVLAGELSLMSALAAGHLVKSHMKHNRSSQNITSGNETTDNLNLANNVKTEIIMTGTNQEEKIENEGGVR